The following are from one region of the Haloactinomyces albus genome:
- a CDS encoding STAS domain-containing protein, whose amino-acid sequence MTSFDSSVHTETTEPAEGQIVIAAVEWYGREAVLPVSGDVDMVTAPTFEEALTSALEGRPEKLVVDLTGVDFFASAGLSALVTAYQQAEGHTALCVVAPNTATARPLQVTALDRRIPVHASRQEALSES is encoded by the coding sequence GTGACTTCTTTCGATTCGTCCGTGCATACCGAAACCACTGAACCCGCCGAGGGGCAGATCGTGATCGCGGCCGTGGAGTGGTATGGCCGGGAGGCGGTGCTGCCGGTCTCGGGAGACGTCGACATGGTGACCGCGCCCACATTCGAGGAAGCGCTGACGTCGGCATTGGAGGGCAGGCCGGAGAAGCTGGTGGTGGACCTGACCGGCGTGGACTTCTTCGCTTCGGCGGGATTGTCGGCGCTGGTTACCGCCTACCAGCAGGCCGAGGGCCACACAGCGCTGTGCGTGGTGGCCCCGAACACGGCCACGGCACGGCCGCTGCAGGTGACCGCTCTGGACCGCAGGATCCCCGTCCACGCTTCCCGGCAGGAGGCCCTGTCCGAAAGTTGA
- a CDS encoding ATP-binding protein, with product MDTDGAAADEHDGDDRAGPVADLHCPAVPAEPERLAGLRRALTEWAERIGMAVEQVEVVALAGYEALANVAAHAYPDGGGVLDMHAVYRPDTAQVEVTVSDHGSWRRPPAERADMGGRGLVLIRSLAEQAEVTAGTSGTTVRMAWTVVPQAEAVRPSPP from the coding sequence ATGGACACCGACGGTGCGGCGGCCGACGAACACGATGGTGATGACAGAGCAGGGCCGGTCGCCGATCTGCATTGCCCTGCGGTGCCTGCCGAGCCGGAACGGCTGGCGGGACTGCGGCGCGCGTTGACCGAGTGGGCCGAGCGCATCGGGATGGCCGTCGAACAGGTCGAAGTAGTGGCGCTGGCCGGGTACGAGGCGCTGGCCAACGTCGCCGCCCACGCCTATCCCGATGGTGGCGGCGTGCTGGACATGCATGCGGTTTACCGGCCCGACACGGCACAGGTGGAAGTCACCGTGTCCGATCACGGAAGCTGGCGTCGCCCGCCTGCCGAGCGCGCGGACATGGGTGGCCGGGGCCTGGTGCTGATTCGGAGCCTGGCCGAGCAGGCCGAGGTCACCGCAGGCACCTCCGGCACCACGGTGCGCATGGCCTGGACCGTGGTGCCGCAGGCCGAAGCGGTGCGCCCGTCCCCGCCCTGA
- a CDS encoding type II toxin-antitoxin system RelE family toxin: MTSEVVLTDDAKEDLRELDGSARKLVLKALTKLKQAPEQRGASLVGVLATFRKLVIGDRDYGIVYRVETDGTVVVGYVIGKRTDGEAYELARSRLALHHNQSAAQAVTELLDRAYNREAGSSA, encoded by the coding sequence ATGACCAGTGAAGTCGTTCTCACCGATGATGCCAAGGAGGATCTGCGGGAACTGGATGGATCAGCGCGCAAACTGGTCCTGAAGGCTCTCACCAAGCTGAAACAAGCCCCGGAACAGCGTGGCGCCTCGCTCGTGGGCGTTTTGGCCACGTTCCGGAAACTTGTCATCGGCGACCGTGACTACGGTATCGTGTATCGCGTAGAAACCGATGGCACTGTCGTCGTCGGTTACGTGATCGGTAAACGCACCGATGGTGAAGCCTACGAGCTCGCCCGCTCTCGCCTGGCCCTGCATCATAATCAGTCCGCGGCTCAAGCTGTCACCGAATTGCTGGATCGGGCATACAACAGAGAAGCCGGATCATCGGCCTGA
- a CDS encoding GAF domain-containing protein, translating to MAIDDTPLEVFADLARDLTVQSSKQAVLDRVVELAVQHLDGCDDAGVLLLYRKRGVETAAATSRRIHDSDQAQGRLRQGPCFDAAMQVGAWHNGVYRSDDLATETRWPSYIPQARALGVGSMMGFQLYRDEEFFAALDLYSNQRHALDERAEQMGWVFASYAAMILISARTGGLPGITPPAGG from the coding sequence ATGGCCATCGATGACACGCCCCTGGAGGTCTTCGCCGACCTCGCTCGGGACCTGACTGTGCAATCCTCGAAGCAGGCCGTGCTGGACCGGGTCGTGGAGTTGGCCGTGCAGCACCTCGACGGCTGCGACGACGCAGGCGTCCTGCTGCTGTACCGCAAGCGGGGAGTCGAGACGGCAGCGGCTACCAGCAGGCGCATCCACGATTCCGACCAGGCGCAGGGTCGGCTACGCCAGGGCCCGTGCTTCGATGCCGCCATGCAAGTCGGTGCCTGGCACAACGGGGTCTACCGCAGCGACGACCTCGCCACCGAGACCCGCTGGCCGTCCTACATACCGCAGGCCCGCGCATTGGGAGTCGGCAGCATGATGGGTTTCCAGCTCTACCGGGACGAGGAATTCTTCGCGGCCCTGGACCTGTACTCCAACCAGCGGCACGCTCTCGATGAGCGTGCCGAACAGATGGGCTGGGTGTTCGCCTCGTACGCGGCGATGATCCTGATCAGCGCGCGCACCGGCGGGCTGCCCGGAATCACCCCGCCGGCAGGCGGCTGA
- a CDS encoding PP2C family protein-serine/threonine phosphatase — protein sequence MAAEQTIPGITPAPHRRNGDAEAIEAARLAAVARYDIVDTPRDEAFDRIAALAARWLDTPIATVSIVDSDWIWFKATHGMSEITRTAREPGLCDSAISQDAPYVVPDTLADPRAAGNALVRGELGIRFYAAAPIRNSEGHRLGTVDVLDTRPREVGDTELTTLQDLAAVVMDELELRLSALTTLRHERRLRERMEGFASTLQRTLLPPSLPRVPGLELACHYHAASASDVTGDFYDVFSLGDGRWAFFLGDVSGHGAPAATVTSLTRYTLRAAALHSPDPAAALMELNAALLRDPHVPQCCTVLFGILQPVSTGGFDIVLAGGGHPPALWMRPEHGVVEEIHPDGGMLVGALPDASFATSRLHLAEGQTLLLYTDGLVEARPGGEFFGEERLRTFLADNISAGAETLIGELTTLIGRFDPAPDDDIALLALRVPTASPDAH from the coding sequence TTGGCGGCCGAGCAAACAATACCGGGGATCACGCCGGCTCCACACCGCCGGAATGGTGATGCCGAGGCGATCGAAGCGGCACGGTTGGCGGCGGTGGCCCGCTACGACATCGTGGACACCCCTCGGGACGAGGCATTCGACCGGATTGCCGCGCTGGCCGCGCGGTGGCTCGACACACCGATTGCGACAGTGTCCATCGTGGACAGCGATTGGATCTGGTTCAAAGCCACACATGGCATGAGCGAGATCACCCGGACCGCGCGGGAGCCGGGACTGTGCGACTCGGCGATCTCCCAGGACGCACCGTATGTGGTTCCGGACACTCTGGCCGATCCCCGCGCAGCCGGGAATGCGCTGGTGCGCGGGGAGTTGGGCATCCGGTTCTACGCCGCCGCACCGATCCGCAACTCCGAGGGCCACCGGCTGGGCACGGTCGACGTGCTCGACACCCGCCCTCGCGAGGTCGGAGATACCGAGCTGACCACCTTGCAGGATCTGGCGGCCGTGGTGATGGATGAGCTGGAGCTGCGGCTGTCGGCACTGACGACCCTGCGACACGAGCGCAGGCTGCGGGAACGCATGGAGGGGTTCGCTTCCACGCTGCAGCGCACACTGCTGCCCCCGTCCCTACCCCGGGTGCCCGGGCTGGAGCTGGCGTGTCACTACCACGCCGCGTCCGCGAGCGATGTGACCGGCGACTTCTACGATGTGTTCTCTCTCGGCGACGGCCGGTGGGCGTTTTTCCTCGGCGATGTCTCCGGTCACGGCGCGCCTGCGGCGACGGTGACCTCGCTGACCCGCTACACGCTGCGAGCCGCGGCGCTGCACAGCCCCGATCCTGCCGCCGCGCTGATGGAATTGAACGCTGCCCTGCTGCGGGATCCGCACGTTCCGCAGTGCTGCACCGTCCTGTTCGGGATCCTGCAGCCCGTGTCCACCGGTGGCTTCGACATCGTCCTCGCAGGCGGCGGGCATCCGCCTGCACTGTGGATGCGTCCGGAACACGGTGTGGTGGAGGAGATTCATCCCGACGGGGGGATGCTCGTCGGGGCGCTGCCGGATGCCTCGTTCGCCACCTCCCGCCTACATCTGGCGGAGGGGCAGACGCTGCTGCTCTACACCGACGGGCTCGTCGAAGCCCGCCCCGGTGGCGAGTTCTTCGGGGAAGAGCGACTGAGGACGTTTCTGGCCGACAACATCAGCGCAGGTGCCGAGACGTTGATCGGGGAGCTGACCACGCTGATCGGCAGGTTCGATCCCGCCCCCGACGACGATATCGCCCTGCTTGCCCTGCGCGTGCCCACTGCTTCACCGGACGCACACTGA